The DNA segment GAAGGTGTCTGCGGCTCCTGCGGGATCACCGTCGACGGTCGGCCCCACGGCCCGGTCGCCAACACCCCGTCCTGTCGGCAGCACCTGCGGTCGTTCGACGACGGGGCGACGGTGCGGCTGGAACCGTTCCGCTCGGCCCACTATCCGGTGGTGAAGGATCTGGTGGTCGACCGCGACGGTCTCGACCGGATCATCGGAGCCGGTGGCTATGTCAGCGTCGATGCCGGCACCGCGCCCGATGCCGACTCCCATCCGGTCACCCACGAACAGGCCGAGTACGCCCTCGACATGGCCGCCTGCATCGGCTGCGGGGCCTGCGTCGCGGCCTGCCCGAACGGTTCGGCGAATCTGTTCACCGGCGCCAAGCTGCTGCACCTGTCGACCACCAGCCAGGCCCGGACCGAGCGCGGCACCCGGGCCCGGGAGATGGCCGCGGCGAGCGAGGAGTTCGGTCCCTGTTCGCTGTACGGCGAATGCGTCGAGGTCTGCCCGGCGGGGATCCCGCTGAGCGCCATCGCGGGTCTGAACCGGGAGCGGTTGCGGGAGGTCTTCCGCCGGCGGGCGAACTGATGCGGCCACACCCGCGCAGTCGCCGGCCAGTGGGGCGGGGCGGCTCAGGCCGCCCGGCGATCCAGTTCGTCGGCCAGCAGATGCAACCAGGTCGCCACCTCGGCCGGGCCGTGGCAGACCACATCGGCTCGCTCGAGCAGGGCGTTCTGCTCCGGCGAGGCCGAGGCGATCAACAGCCCGGGGATGCCGAGGGCGCGCTGGCGTACCACCTCGTCATAGGCGGGCAGGTCACCCAGGTCGTCCCCGCCGAAGATCTGCGCCCGCACACCGCGTTCGGCGATCAGCTCGGCCAGGGCCATGCCCTTGTCCTTGCCGGGCGGACGGATCTCCAGCACCGAACGCCCCGGTTCGACACCGAAGTCGTGCTCGGCGGCGATCGCCCGGGCCCGTTCGATCAATGCCGCGGTGGCCCGCTGCGGGTCGGCGGCGGTACGCCAGTGGATGCCGATGGCACGGAACTTGTTCTCGATCGTCACCCCGGGGATCCCGACCTCGTCCACCAGCGCGGTGACGGCTTCGCGTACCTGCGCGATCCCCTCCGGTGGCGGCGGGATCGTGAACTCACCGCTCGCGCCGTCCCAGCGCTCGGCACCGTACTGGCCGAGGACGACCATCCGCTCGGCACCGGCCAGCTGGGCCAGCCCACCGAGTTCGACCGCAGCCCGCGCAGGCCGGCCGGTGATGATGGCGACGGTTCCCAGCCGGCGGGACAGCCGATCGAGTGCCCGAGCCCCCTCGGGATGGATCACCGCATTCTCCGGCCGATCGATGATCGGCGACAGGGTCCCGTCGAAATCCAGTCCGAGCAGGGAATTCGCCGGGTCCTCGAGCACGGCGGAAAGAGCCGCCACCCCCGGTCCCGGGCGCACAGCGAAACGTTCGAGGTCCGGCGCGATCTGATCGACCATGGCACAAGCGTGACGCAACCCGGCGCGGGCAACAACCTGAACGCCGCAATGCGTCCCCGATGCAGGCCCTCAGCCCTCCCCCACGCGTCCGTTCCGCAGGTATCGCACCCATTCGGGTGCCAGAGCTGCGATACC comes from the Naumannella halotolerans genome and includes:
- the otsB gene encoding trehalose-phosphatase; this translates as MVDQIAPDLERFAVRPGPGVAALSAVLEDPANSLLGLDFDGTLSPIIDRPENAVIHPEGARALDRLSRRLGTVAIITGRPARAAVELGGLAQLAGAERMVVLGQYGAERWDGASGEFTIPPPPEGIAQVREAVTALVDEVGIPGVTIENKFRAIGIHWRTAADPQRATAALIERARAIAAEHDFGVEPGRSVLEIRPPGKDKGMALAELIAERGVRAQIFGGDDLGDLPAYDEVVRQRALGIPGLLIASASPEQNALLERADVVCHGPAEVATWLHLLADELDRRAA
- a CDS encoding succinate dehydrogenase/fumarate reductase iron-sulfur subunit; this encodes MKLTLKIWRQDATDSAGGFVEYPLEEVGPEFSLLEALDKLNDELVADGREPVAFDSDCREGVCGSCGITVDGRPHGPVANTPSCRQHLRSFDDGATVRLEPFRSAHYPVVKDLVVDRDGLDRIIGAGGYVSVDAGTAPDADSHPVTHEQAEYALDMAACIGCGACVAACPNGSANLFTGAKLLHLSTTSQARTERGTRAREMAAASEEFGPCSLYGECVEVCPAGIPLSAIAGLNRERLREVFRRRAN